Proteins from one Plodia interpunctella isolate USDA-ARS_2022_Savannah chromosome 7, ilPloInte3.2, whole genome shotgun sequence genomic window:
- the LOC128671255 gene encoding uncharacterized protein LOC128671255: MWFQITLPTIFFLILQITQKNAKPTDEECNSITSCSSCLSKSFCVWCVNKGKCTRQSCGSDNHIHPKNVADALMSGPKFCPRVIESEKQMTFASGKRENIVVKITQIHIYMAFTPWKCKIEVDGKEMGVNALLIADEVYCEAVELINDTDNAYVNGHVQIFWEYTKAFDGLRTFRVCSCDLDPTCESCK, translated from the coding sequence ATGTGGTTTCAAATAACACTCCCAACCATATTCTttctaattttacaaataacgCAGAAAAATGCGAAGCCGACAGATGAAGAATGCAACAGCATAACATCATGTTCGTCGTGTTTATCAAAAAGTTTCTGCGTGTGGTGCGTAAATAAAGGGAAATGCACAAGGCAGTCCTGTGGAAGCGATAACCACATACATCCGAAAAATGTAGCTGACGCTCTCATGTCGGGGCCCAAATTTTGTCCGAGGGTCATTGAATCAGAAAAACAAATGACCTTCGCCAGCGGCAAAAGAGAAAACATCGTTGTGAAAATAACGCAGATACATATCTACATGGCATTTACACCGTGGAAATGCAAAATTGAGGTGGACGGGAAAGAGATGGGGGTCAACGCCCTCCTGATTGCTGACGAGGTGTATTGCGAAGCTGTGGAACTTATCAACGACACTGACAATGCGTATGTAAATGGACATGTGCAGATATTTTGGGAATACACCAAGGCGTTTGATGGACTACGAACGTTTAGAGTATGTAGCTGTGATTTAGACCCTACTTGTGaatcttgtaaataa